Part of the Sorghum bicolor cultivar BTx623 chromosome 1, Sorghum_bicolor_NCBIv3, whole genome shotgun sequence genome, TTTCATCCTGCCAGATTACAATACAGTCCTTGAGGCACATCACAgcatcttacatcagctctcgattATGGAGCATTTGCTCGCGGTGGGTTCGTGCTCGGGTACCGGCAAAGAAAGCCAATTCTGGCTTGTCATTTGCTgacccaatggtcgaagaggctgcgaagaatATTTTCAAGGTGGCAGCTAAGCAGAAAGCAGGCGAATTTAAGCCACAAAGGGAGAAGGATGTTCTTACTGTTGCTCTGGGTAACCCAGAGCATCCCGGTCGTGTACGAGGTATCTCATCCAAggaaggatggaaagaaggattcggACCAGAGTGGGAAGGAATGTATAGAAAACGCGATCGCTACAAGGAAGAATTGTCTAATTTttttaaggaggaggctaagaaagaagtcgaacaggtgatgaataaaatgctctccgatcctcctcctgagttgatgcagcgaCTGGCGTCTGCAATGTCTAGCCAATTGAGTGGTCAGCCTCGCCAGATGCAGCTAGTGGTCGCctcgacaacatcacaacaggCTCCAGTTGTCCCAAGTAGTGTGGCGTCTACTGGAAACAAGGACCGGTATCCAGTTGACGAGATTGAAAGTCCTGTTCgttgctccctagtcataaggtacGGTCTTAACAAtaatcgtacaagggaagtagccacaggacttgcAATCCCGGGGCGCCAGTTTCATGGTAGCGAAATTCCAGAGGACTATTGTAGGGTGGAAGTGCAgacagttgtccaaggatatgaggatgacatgctagacattcctggtcctgagggtattgagaagctgggacaagctatcaagaatttcaTTCTTTGGCCTCGACGAGACGTCCTGTTGTCTGAGGTACCACAACCTTCATCCCAAGAAGTACCACTGACTCAGGAGTCGTCCCTTCCAGATGTCGGTGGTAACATAACTCTTCCGAGTCTACCACCCTCTTCGATCTTCGCTCCACCATCCTCACCTATAATGCCTCACCCACCatccccaccaccatcacctaaaccacaaccttcgccagcaccaccagaatcttccacaccaccaccacccaaaaATGCCGAGACACCACCACAACCAACCAAAGATGACGAGACGACACCACCGCCACCAAAAAAGTTACAATTTTCGGTGCCGAAATTGGTTTCGCCGTTCGAGCCAAAGAAGAGGAAGTCTGCTGGTACTGCCCTATTTTTGTCAGGAATTGCAATGAGCCGCACGACAAAATTAGTTGACTTGGCTGAGCACGAGAAGGCAGCGAAGAAGTCTGAACCAGCTTTTGTAAATATTAGGCCACCCACTAAAGATGATTATAAGTATGTCCCTAAGAAATATGAGTTGGGTAGGCCTCTACTCACTTGGGATAAACTTAAAAAGGTCCCAGCTGGTGTAAAAAGGTTccatgactggtatatgagagcagctTCTGTTGGCATTGACACGATCAGTGTAGATATACCAGCAGAGGCATTTAATAGTGATCATACAAGAGCAATTGTGaccttcgaggacatgtggTTAATGATGAACCTACAAAGACTCGATGTGCAGCTCATAActgtgtttgcattgtaagtgtcactcaTACAATGCTTTAAATTTGTGAGTTATTATTTGTGAGTTACATTAAATTTTAAtactaacatacaagtgcacgTTGCAGAATGCAATATGAACAGCAACAGATGCGGTACGGTCCGGATCCAAGCACTAATGCGAATAAAAGGGTCGCGTATATGAGCCCAATGAGGATATGTGAGGACGAGCACACTTTTAGGATCGGAAAAGATCATGACTCCTTAAAAGGTTTGGATCCAAAAGAGCAGGAGGacgaaataaagaaaagggaaaagaaacaaataGCTAGTTACGGCCTCTACCTAGCCATGACAATGCTAGAGTTTCAAGACAGGGAATTAATATTCGCACCATATCACTTTAGGTAAGTGTCAGTTTGCATGCATCGTATTAATAGTTAAAATGCGCACTTTGATCACAAAGTTCattctctcagggaccactggatctgctTAATGATTAATCCCAAGTATGGACGTGTGCATGTCCTAGACTCCGCAGACTATGAACCAACAACTTATGCACCATTCATTTCTCTCTTAGAACGGTAAGCTAAGTAAAATATGcatacaaaattttataagagTTTGACAATAACTTGCAGAATGTTTTTGATATcatagggcctataggtattataagattAAAGGAGGAAAGTGCGAGTCAGGAATACAGGGGCAGCCTTTGAGGTTCTTTTATAAGTGGCCGGTACGTATGAAAGTTTACCAAGTTATTCTCGCTAGCTATATACATAGAATACGCATCATGTTGCAACTCACAAATatgctctttttctttatatagtgtcacaagcaaccactaggatcggtccactgtggattctacgtaTGTGAGTTCATGAGAGAGGGTGGAAGATATATGACTAACCCTTATAAGGTAATTAATGCTCTAAGTAATTAAGGttgttaattatgtattatgaacattaaatatatgatgttttctaaCTTCCTGTGCAGCaaaaagactttgaaaaggcgaagagcatgagtgaagccactttatacaacatagttgaggacctctgcaaattcatgttgcgagaagtcattcccagcgaagggaaatatcacgatcggaccagcgccctagcaaagcctgaatacggagcgctaagggagattagtaggcttaagctaactcgatccggttattagagcagaggtttcagaGGTGAAACCTCTAATGCATGTAACAGAAAAATCTTGATGTGTGatcatgtttgtaattaatgtaACCTTATGTAAAGTAACAGTATATATAAATGAATTGCATGTTGCAATGGTTTACATGATCTCTAGGCTTCAGTAGTTTGAATAttacgtgtatatatatatatatatatatatatatatatatatatatatatatatatatatatgttgtatgtacatattaaaatataaaatgaaaaaaggttctggtgggaaaatttagaaatttaaaatttttaacacaggcggttatataatgagaaccgcctgtagaaagttcatttctacaggcgggttgcatagctgaaccgcctgtagaaatctatttctacagacggttctaggttacccgcctgtggaaactCTTGATTTCCACAGGCACCCAGCGCCGCCTGTGAAAAGGGgttgagaaccgcctgtatagtgctTCTGTGTACTAGTGAATAGTACACTATCATGGAAAAATATGTAAAACTCTTGCACTTTCTAGAAACATGGCTTGAGCTGTGCAAAATAAACAAGCTACGAGTACGTTTTGTGGCCTGGTGAACATGCCCTTGTGAATGGTTGAACACGTGGGAAGGTGTAAGAAGCTTATTCAGTATACTACGTTTTATGGCCCTGTGAATGTGGCTTTGTGAATAGATGGTGAATGTGGCCTTGTGGATAGCTGGACACGTGGCAAGACAAGAAGGTAGATGTCATGGGGCAACTTTTCGTACTAGTAAAGATAAAGATTATGTGACTCTGTTTCTGATAAAGTAAACTAATAcggattatttattatttacatTAAGAAAATGCACGACGCACTTGTTCCACCGGCGTCTTGAATTGCTCGTGGGAGTACGGAGTATTTGCGATCAATGAACGATGAAGCTAATTAAGAACAACTGACACGCTTGCATATGGCACCGCGCGTGCGTACGTACCATGCACAAGCTATAGGGTACCTATTGGAGTAGCTATTATTTGTCGCAGTAGATCCCTCCTGGTCCTCCAAAGAGAACGAAGTAGCCACCCTTATTCTTGTCAAAGCCCCGGGGTTTGGCATCGTAGCAGCCCGGCGTCGTGACCACGGTCCGGTCGGCCCAGTCGTTAGATATCACCCCGTTGTAGTTGACGGCGTAGTAGCTGCCGGCTTCGGCGGCGAACCGCCAGCCGGCGCACGGCGGCATGCCGCTGCCCATGGGCGTAGTGGTGTGCTTGCCGCCGGGCCTGGTGTTGAGCACTCGCCCACCCATCTCCACGTAGAACGCCTCCGGGAACCGAGTGTCGAACACGCTCTCGGGGTAGTACCCGATGTCGTGCCCCTTCACCGACACCCACCACTTCTCTTCCGTAGGATCCTataggcatgcatgcatgcacccgTGAGTATATGTATACTAGTACTCAAGAAAAAATTATGGCATCACACATGGAATGATAGGGCGACAGATCGATCGAGTTGCATTGGGTACACGTACTCTATGTATGCTAACCGGTATGGTGAATCTGTCGCCTCCAAGCTGCGAGACACCGTTCCATGCGCCTCCAAGCGCGTACGGGCTTGGTTGAACGTGGAATCCTCCACAATCAAGGTTGAAGCAGTTGTTGTGTACTCCACCATCGTTCTGCATGTACAACTGTAATTAATATCTATAAAAACTACTATAatttctgcattgtgagtgcgctAAATATTGAAGATGTCATCCGTCTAAAAAAAAAGTTAAGGTTGCCCATATACTTACAGTGTAATACACGAACTGTTAGGTTGATCTCAGGCCCAGCCCAACGGCTGGGGCCTCTTACCCCCTGgatcgcgccctgatcgggggcgcccaaccgatccatggttggtgggcccccgaCGCGCTGCGCTATATAAACAGGAGTGGGGGCCGCAGGCACGTTAGACGAAGTTCGCCGTGCACACAACCCCACTCGACAAAACCCTAGGCCTTCCGATCGGCAGTGCGCAGTGGCGTCGGGAAGCACCACCGCGCCGCCTCCGTTCTACTCCTACCACGCCGTCGTCGGTCAGTGCCGGTGGAGGCCTGAAGGACGACGGGATCTACTCAGGAACCGCGTCAACGCCCTCGCCATGGACCCCGCTGCATCTGCACCCGCCGGCAACGACGGTCGAAACCTTACACTTTAGATCTACATGTTCTACTTCATTGTAATAGATCTAGCGTGCATATGTATATCACTGTCTTTATTATTTTGTACCCCGAATCCCCGTTCATGCTACTAGTAGTAGATCCTGTTAGAACTATCAATGGTATCGGCCGATCTACTAGTAGATCGGGCTCGGGGACTAGAACAGCAAGTAAGAGgggattttttttcaaaatcctAAACCTAACTCAGTCAAAACCGAGACCATCCTAACCCTAACGCCCAGATCCAAACGAGCACAGATCGGGGAAAGGGAAACCTAACCCCAGTAAGCACAAGAAACTTAGCAGAGAAATCCagatcaagaaaaaaaaaaagagagatcggGGGAGGGGTTTTCAGAACCCTAACTCTACAGCAAGGGGAAAGGGCGGCTCTACCTGGTGCTTTCCCATCCCAGCCTCACCGTCGGCCATCGACGAGGCGTCAAGACCGAGGAGATCCCCCGCGTGGACGTCAGGCGCAGGGCACCGACGCGAACCCCATCGACGGCGGCGCGCTCACCCACCAGTGGGAGCGCGCGCTCCGGCGATAGGAACCGCGGCGGCGCCACTCCCTTCGGCTGACGAGGCAagcgctgctgctgcggcgtCCCTGCGACTGCTTACGGCGCGGGCTGGAGAGAGCAAGAGAGAGAAGGCGACGGCAAGAATGAGGGCTAGGGTTTCAAGGGGCGAGCCGGCCTGGGGGTTTTGTTTCCCCGAAATCGAAGGACGGCCGTTGGATCTTGATCAACGGCCACGGTTGATCTGGGCCGCTTTTGGCCCAGGCGGGGGCGTAGATTCCCGGCCCAGGCCCAGGTTGCGGCCTGGGCGCGGGGAGAGCAAGCGGCCGGCTGGCCAACTGGGCCAAATTCGGCCTAACTGGGCCGCGAGCCTCCAGTCagcgaagaaaaaaaaaaaaaaaggcaggcCTGGGCGCTGCGCGCTGCTCCGCGCACCGAGCTGGGCCGCAAGCGACCGTGGGCCGAATCGTTGGCCGCGGCCTGTTTAAGCACAGAAATTCCTTTTTCATATTCCATTTTATTTTCAGAAGCATTTAAATAATGTTTTGCTCAGTTTTAAATTCTATTTAATTTGCACCAACGTGTATATTATCTAGAAAAGCACAGTCAGCAAGTTATGCTTCTGAAAATAGCAAGAAAATTAACGTTTTCCGCTGCgcaagttatattttaattctcCTATTAAATTGAACCAACGGGATATTTAATTTGAGAAACGAGTTTTTAAAGCCCAGTATTTTTGTGATATTGTTATTTTTTGACCAACGTTAATAATAGCAATATTGCAGATTTCGAGTTCTAATTTTATGCATATATTCTATTCTGCCCAACGGTGATTAGAATTTATGTAGAGAGTTAACCTTTTGTATATCTTGATTTTGACCaacgttaaattaagatatgcaCTTATTTTTTCCTAGATTTAATGTTAATGTTCTCactattttctcatatttaatttcAGACCAAGCACTCAATGCGATGCACTTCATCAGTGCAATCCCAAAGCTGACGGGAGAGAACTATGTTCTGTGGCGCGAGGAACTTGATGCTGCTCTAGCACTTGCTGAGATAGATTTGGCTCTTCAGGAGCCAAAGCCCACTGAGCCAGAGGAGCCCGAAAGGGCTCAGAATGAGACCGATGAAGCTTTTGCTAATCGGAAGCGAGACTTTGCTCCCATCAGAGCAAAGTATGATCTTGAGAAGTACAAGTGGGAAAAGTCAAACCGCAAGTGCAAGATTGTCATCAAGAAAACCATCACAGAGGGCCTAAGAGGTGCAATCCCAGAATGTGACACAGCAAAAGAATATCTTGAGAAAGTGAAGAATCAGTTCACTGGTTCCACCAAAGCTCATGCTTCCACCCTGATCCAGAAACTCACTAACATGAGGTTCACAGGGGGGAGTGTGAGAGAGCACATTCTGAGCATGAGCACCATGGCAGCCAAGTTAGAGAAGCTAAAGATGCCCCTCGCTGATGGTTTCCTCATTCACCTAGCTCTAAACTCACTTCCTAAAGAGTATGAGACATTTGTTGTTAACTACAACACACAGCCAGAGGAGTGGGATTTAGAGAAGGTGATTGCTATGTGTGTGCAAGAGGAAGAAAGGCTCAAGAATGCAAATGGTGGTTCTGTGAACTTTGTGAAaggaaagaacaagaagccaTTCTACAACAAGAAAGCTCCAGATGCCTCCACCTCCCAGAACAAGGGAGGAAGCACTTCACAGCCTAAAGCACACCCAAAGCAAGACAACCAGCACAGGCAGGAGGACCCGGATCGCTGTAGATGGTGTAATGAGACAGGGCATTGGAAGCATGACTGCCCTAAGTTCATGAAACATTGCCTAGTGAAAGGTGAGGACATTATAACTTTTGTTGATGAATCCTTATATCTAAGTTATGCTAGATCCACATGGTGGATTGACTCAGGTGCAACTGTTCATGTTGCAAACTCTTTGCAGGGATTCAGTGGAGGGAGAACCCTTCAAAGAGGAGAAAGACAGATTAAGGTGGCCACTGGTGTTGAAGCTGAAGTTCAAGCTATAGGAAATTTATCTCTAGATTTAGCTAGTGGCTTCACCCTTGAGTTGCATGATGTTCTTTATGTTCCCTCTTTAGCTAGAAATTTAATTTCAGTTTCATGTTTGTCAGACTATGGTTTTGATTGCCATTTCAGCAAGAATGATTGTAAGCTACagttaaataataaatgtgtgggtcttgccttccgacaagacaaactttatttattatctTTGTCTGAGAATGTGAATGCTGAATGTAATAATGCTGAGAATGCAATACCCGCAGATGCtagcaagaaaagaaagagaattgATTCCTCATCGAAATTATGGCACTGTCGTTTAGGCCATATTTCGAGGGGGAGAATAGAACGCTTAGTCAAAGAATCAATCCTCCCACCATTAGAACTCTCAGAGTTAGAGCAATGCGTTGATTgcattaaaggcaagttagtaaAGAACATAAAGAAAGGCGCTAAGCGAAGCATGGGAGTACTAGAATTGATCCACACAGACATCTGTGGACCTTTTCCAGTGACATCTGTGGATGGTTTTGATtccttcatcacattcacaGATGACTACTCTCGTTTTGGATACATCTATCCAATCAAAGAACGCTCAGAAGCTTTAGACAAATTTAAGATATTCAAGGCTGAGGTTGAAAACCAACTAGACAGAAAAATCAAAGTAGTAAGATCTGACCGTGGGGGGGAGTACTACGGTCGACATACCCCTTATGGACAAGTTCCTGGACCTTTTGCAAGGTTTTTACAGGAAAATGGCATAGTAGCCCAGTATTCAATGCCAGGGGACCCACAGCAGAATGGAGTAGCAGAAAGGCGTAACCGTACTCTAATGGATATGGTACGCAGCATGATGAGCTATTCCACTCTGCCACTGAGTTTGTGGATGGAGGCCTTAAAAACCGCCATTCATATTCTCAACAGAGTTCCaagcaagtcagtacttaaaaccCCGTATGAGTTGTGGACCGGCAGGAAACCCTCAGTCAACC contains:
- the LOC8071394 gene encoding uncharacterized protein LOC8071394; translation: MQNDGGVHNNCFNLDCGGFHVQPSPYALGGAWNGVSQLGGDRFTIPDPTEEKWWVSVKGHDIGYYPESVFDTRFPEAFYVEMGGRVLNTRPGGKHTTTPMGSGMPPCAGWRFAAEAGSYYAVNYNGVISNDWADRTVVTTPGCYDAKPRGFDKNKGGYFVLFGGPGGIYCDK